One stretch of Tepidibacter hydrothermalis DNA includes these proteins:
- a CDS encoding stage V sporulation protein D, which yields MSRFGVKTKKRLVFILIIVSLIFSLLIARIGYLLLVKGDWLKEKAIAQQTRDIPIEPKRGTIYDRKGKELAVSITKSTVWAKPSEIKDKKIVAKELSMILEEEEDEIYKKISKKVALVKVKRWIEDDKASQIRKLKMKGIWIAEDNKRYYPYGNFAAHILGHVSSDNEGVSGLELRHNKELKGFSGRLVISTDASGREIPRGSEKYHEPKDGSGMVLTVDETIQHYAEKAADKALIINKAKRVHVIVMQPKTGDILAMVSKPDYDPNNYRTPIYKSFEEELNKYSEKDKIKGWFKMWRNPIVNDTYEPGSTFKLITSAAGLEEGVVTPEDEFYDKGFIMVGGRRIKCWRHYRPHGHETFTEAVQNSCNPVFVEVGQRLGVKNLYKYIKAFGLTSKTGIDLPGEENGLMYNEKNVGPVELATISFGQSISVTPIQLITAISCIANDGKLMKPRIVKEFIDNKGNVVKSIEPEMVRRVISQETSRTLRGIMESVVAEGSGKKAYIEGYHVGGKTGTAQKVIDGRYAKGRYITSFVGIAPASKPEVAVIAIVDEPNGDTQFGSTTAGPIIKEVIYNTLKYLEIKPDYTEEEKIDFVKKEISVPEVRNIKLKDAGKILEEKNFKFTVEPNIYATGEEKVIDVFPKPGVKVFEESNIILYTKPNNKGNENIIKVVVPDLTGKTVKECDDILKKLGLKLKPIGSGLAVSQDKQPNTELNVNSIITVEFK from the coding sequence TTGTCTAGATTTGGGGTTAAGACTAAAAAGAGGCTGGTATTCATATTGATAATAGTATCATTGATATTTTCATTATTAATAGCTAGAATAGGATATTTATTATTAGTAAAAGGAGATTGGCTAAAAGAAAAAGCAATAGCACAACAAACAAGAGATATACCTATAGAACCCAAAAGGGGAACTATATATGACAGAAAAGGAAAAGAACTTGCAGTTAGTATAACTAAGAGCACTGTATGGGCTAAGCCTTCAGAAATAAAGGATAAAAAAATAGTAGCTAAAGAACTATCTATGATACTTGAAGAAGAAGAAGATGAAATATATAAAAAAATCAGTAAGAAAGTAGCTCTTGTAAAGGTTAAAAGATGGATAGAGGATGACAAGGCGTCTCAAATAAGAAAGCTGAAAATGAAAGGTATATGGATAGCAGAAGACAATAAAAGATATTATCCATATGGAAATTTTGCAGCTCATATATTGGGGCATGTATCCTCTGATAATGAAGGTGTATCTGGACTTGAGCTTAGACACAATAAGGAATTAAAAGGTTTTTCGGGGAGATTAGTTATAAGTACAGATGCATCTGGTAGAGAAATTCCAAGGGGGAGTGAAAAATATCATGAACCCAAAGATGGATCTGGAATGGTTCTTACAGTAGATGAAACTATACAACATTATGCTGAAAAAGCAGCAGACAAAGCTCTTATTATAAATAAGGCTAAAAGAGTACATGTAATAGTTATGCAGCCAAAGACTGGCGATATACTAGCTATGGTATCAAAGCCTGATTATGATCCTAATAATTATAGGACTCCTATATATAAAAGTTTTGAAGAAGAATTAAATAAATACAGTGAAAAGGATAAGATAAAAGGCTGGTTTAAAATGTGGAGAAATCCAATAGTTAATGATACATATGAACCAGGTTCTACATTCAAGCTTATAACATCGGCAGCTGGACTTGAAGAAGGGGTTGTAACTCCTGAGGATGAGTTTTATGATAAAGGATTTATTATGGTAGGAGGAAGAAGAATAAAATGCTGGAGACATTATAGACCTCATGGTCACGAAACATTTACTGAAGCTGTTCAAAACTCATGCAACCCTGTGTTTGTAGAGGTTGGTCAAAGATTAGGAGTTAAAAACTTATATAAATATATAAAGGCATTTGGTCTTACTAGTAAAACTGGAATAGATCTTCCTGGAGAAGAGAATGGTCTTATGTACAATGAGAAAAATGTAGGACCAGTAGAACTTGCTACAATATCTTTTGGGCAAAGTATATCTGTTACTCCTATACAACTTATAACAGCTATAAGCTGTATAGCCAATGATGGGAAACTTATGAAGCCTAGAATAGTTAAGGAATTTATAGATAACAAAGGAAATGTTGTGAAAAGTATAGAGCCTGAGATGGTCAGAAGGGTAATTTCCCAGGAAACATCAAGAACATTAAGAGGTATAATGGAATCTGTTGTTGCAGAGGGTTCGGGTAAAAAAGCTTATATAGAAGGATATCATGTTGGAGGTAAAACTGGAACTGCACAAAAGGTTATAGATGGAAGGTATGCTAAGGGAAGATATATTACATCGTTTGTTGGAATAGCTCCTGCGTCAAAGCCTGAAGTAGCAGTGATTGCTATAGTGGATGAGCCTAATGGAGATACGCAGTTTGGTAGTACTACTGCAGGACCTATAATAAAAGAGGTAATTTATAATACTTTAAAGTATCTAGAAATAAAACCAGATTATACAGAAGAAGAAAAAATTGATTTTGTAAAAAAAGAAATAAGTGTCCCAGAAGTTAGAAATATAAAACTCAAAGATGCAGGAAAAATTTTAGAAGAAAAGAATTTTAAATTTACAGTGGAGCCTAATATATATGCAACTGGAGAAGAAAAGGTTATAGATGTATTTCCAAAGCCTGGAGTTAAGGTGTTTGAAGAATCTAATATAATCCTTTATACTAAGCCAAATAATAAAGGGAATGAGAATATAATAAAGGTAGTAGTTCCTGACTTAACTGGAAAAACAGTAAAGGAATGTGATGATATTTTAAAAAAATTAGGATTAAAATTGAAACCAATAGGTTCAGGTCTTGCTGTGTCGCAAGATAAACAACCGAATACAGAATTGAATGTAAATTCTATAATTACTGTTGAGTTCAAATAA
- a CDS encoding PASTA domain-containing penicillin-binding protein: protein MSKSNMRYKSRLMIALFLVSFLFLCLVVRIGYLQLVKGVWLKEKALSQQTKDVAVEAKRGTIYDRKGKELALSLTKYTVWAEPSKMISSNKKDLREDYANVLAEVLEEDKNAILDELNSDKRIVRVKRWIDYDKVQELKKHSLRGVWIVKDNKRYYPYGNFASHVIGHVSSENSGMSGIENKYDKDLRGLPGRNIISTDVSGREIPYGNGKYNEPKDGMNIVLTIDEVIQHYAEEAVDKALIVANAKKAHAIVMDPKTGEILSMVSKPDYDPNKPRIPVYPVYQQRMDSGEDQLNVLMDMWRNPMVNDIYEPGSTFKLIVAAAGLEEDVVKAHEKFYDKGYIMVADRMIKDAGYPKSHGEETFAQAIQNSCNPVFVQVGQRLGLDKLYEYIQAFGVTEKTGIDLPGEGKGITYKKKDVGPVELATISFGQGIAMTPMQLITSISSIANDGKLMKPRVVKEFIDSNGDVVERFEPEKVRNVISEDTAKLLRSIMEAEVTQGGGKKAYISGYHVGGKTGTAQKVINGKYAKGKYISSFVGIAPADNPKVVVLVVVDEPNVQSYYGGSVAAPAVKDIIYNTLRYLNVKPVYTEKEKQELIKEETTVPEVRNLTLQEAGKILLNNKLNFTIEPNINVHGDEQIIDMFPKPNTKIPVESNVILYIKGKNDNNKVNVVNVEGKTIKEVSNIFEGLGLKLKAIGNGKAVTQNPAANTQVEPNSIVTVNFE from the coding sequence TTGTCTAAATCTAATATGCGATATAAAAGCAGATTGATGATTGCGCTATTTTTAGTATCTTTTCTGTTTTTATGTTTGGTTGTAAGGATTGGATATTTACAACTGGTAAAAGGCGTTTGGCTGAAAGAGAAGGCTTTATCTCAACAGACAAAGGATGTCGCTGTAGAAGCTAAAAGAGGAACAATATACGATAGAAAAGGAAAAGAACTTGCGTTAAGTCTTACTAAATATACTGTTTGGGCGGAACCGTCTAAAATGATATCTTCAAATAAAAAAGATTTAAGAGAAGATTATGCAAACGTTCTTGCTGAGGTGTTAGAAGAAGATAAAAATGCTATTTTAGATGAATTAAATTCTGATAAAAGAATTGTAAGAGTAAAAAGATGGATAGATTATGATAAGGTACAAGAATTAAAAAAACATAGCCTAAGGGGTGTGTGGATAGTAAAAGATAATAAGAGATATTATCCATATGGTAACTTTGCATCTCATGTAATTGGACATGTTTCATCTGAAAATTCTGGGATGTCGGGTATAGAAAATAAATATGACAAAGATTTAAGAGGTCTTCCTGGTAGAAATATAATAAGCACAGATGTATCAGGAAGAGAAATTCCATATGGAAATGGAAAATATAATGAACCAAAGGATGGAATGAATATAGTATTAACTATTGACGAGGTTATTCAACATTATGCGGAAGAAGCGGTAGATAAAGCTTTAATAGTTGCAAATGCTAAAAAAGCTCATGCAATAGTTATGGACCCTAAAACCGGTGAAATTTTATCTATGGTATCAAAGCCAGATTACGATCCTAACAAGCCAAGAATACCTGTATATCCTGTATACCAACAGCGTATGGATTCAGGAGAAGATCAGTTAAATGTATTGATGGATATGTGGAGAAATCCTATGGTAAATGATATATATGAACCAGGATCTACTTTTAAACTTATAGTAGCTGCAGCAGGACTCGAAGAAGATGTTGTAAAGGCTCATGAAAAGTTTTATGATAAAGGGTATATTATGGTTGCAGATAGAATGATAAAGGATGCTGGATATCCTAAAAGCCATGGTGAAGAAACTTTTGCTCAAGCTATCCAGAATTCGTGTAACCCAGTGTTTGTACAAGTTGGACAGAGACTAGGTCTTGATAAATTATATGAATATATACAAGCATTTGGAGTTACAGAAAAAACAGGTATAGATTTACCTGGTGAAGGAAAAGGAATTACATATAAGAAAAAAGATGTAGGGCCTGTAGAACTTGCAACTATATCATTTGGACAAGGAATAGCTATGACTCCTATGCAATTAATAACCTCTATTTCATCTATAGCCAATGATGGAAAACTTATGAAACCAAGGGTTGTTAAAGAATTTATAGATAGTAATGGAGATGTTGTTGAAAGATTTGAGCCTGAGAAAGTAAGAAATGTAATATCTGAGGATACTGCTAAATTACTTAGAAGTATAATGGAGGCTGAGGTTACACAAGGTGGAGGTAAAAAAGCATATATATCAGGTTATCATGTTGGAGGAAAAACTGGAACTGCTCAAAAAGTTATAAATGGAAAGTATGCAAAAGGTAAATATATATCTTCTTTCGTAGGTATAGCTCCTGCTGATAATCCAAAGGTTGTAGTTTTGGTTGTTGTAGATGAACCTAATGTACAAAGTTATTATGGAGGAAGTGTAGCAGCTCCTGCTGTTAAGGATATTATATATAATACTTTAAGGTACTTAAATGTAAAACCTGTTTATACAGAAAAAGAAAAACAAGAACTTATAAAAGAAGAAACTACAGTTCCAGAGGTTAGAAACTTAACTCTTCAGGAGGCTGGTAAAATATTATTAAATAATAAACTTAATTTTACTATAGAACCTAATATAAATGTACATGGAGACGAACAAATTATAGATATGTTTCCAAAGCCCAATACTAAAATACCTGTAGAGTCAAATGTAATACTATATATAAAAGGTAAAAACGATAACAATAAGGTGAACGTTGTAAATGTAGAGGGGAAAACTATAAAAGAAGTTTCGAATATATTTGAGGGTTTAGGTTTAAAGCTTAAGGCAATAGGAAATGGAAAGGCAGTAACTCAAAATCCAGCCGCAAATACTCAGGTAGAACCAAACTCTATAGTTACAGTGAATTTTGAGTAG
- a CDS encoding septum formation initiator family protein — protein MDKKGAVNLNEYKKKKKKQLKKKSQLDNINKIKKKRSKNKRKTIVYIVFVAIVLSIVITFMYRYSVISDLKYDIHSLDTELKNKKNEKKQLNFNLDELSRSGFIEKDAKERLNMNYPTEEQTVYINTD, from the coding sequence ATGGATAAAAAAGGGGCAGTAAATTTAAATGAATATAAGAAAAAAAAGAAGAAGCAATTAAAGAAAAAATCTCAATTAGATAATATAAACAAGATTAAAAAGAAACGTTCTAAAAATAAAAGGAAAACCATAGTTTACATTGTATTTGTTGCAATTGTATTATCCATAGTAATAACCTTTATGTATAGATATTCTGTTATATCAGATCTTAAATATGATATACATTCTTTGGATACAGAACTTAAAAATAAAAAAAATGAAAAGAAACAGTTGAATTTTAATTTAGATGAATTAAGCAGAAGTGGATTTATAGAAAAAGATGCAAAAGAAAGGCTTAATATGAATTACCCAACTGAGGAACAAACTGTTTATATAAATACTGATTGA
- the rsmH gene encoding 16S rRNA (cytosine(1402)-N(4))-methyltransferase RsmH has translation MEFNHVSVLLNECIENLNIKPDGVYVDGTLGGAGHSSEIAKRLGENGMLIAFDQDINAITVAKERLKAYEGRVKFVHSNFVNLKEELQKIGVDHIDGILMDLGVSSHQLDERERGFSYMQDADLDMRMDVRNPLTAEYIVNNYSEDELDRIIKLYGEENWSRRIAKFIVELRQENYIKTTGELVDIIKRAIPKKARIDGPHPAKRTFQALRIEVNNELDIIDKTIEDAASIMNPKGRICVITFHSLEDRIVKNIYKKLYTDCICPAELPICQCDEERIVKIITRKPIIPTDNEVEVNPRSRSAKLRVAEKI, from the coding sequence ATGGAATTTAATCACGTATCAGTATTATTAAATGAATGTATAGAAAACTTGAATATAAAACCTGATGGAGTATATGTTGATGGTACTTTAGGAGGTGCAGGACATTCTAGTGAGATAGCGAAAAGACTTGGAGAAAACGGAATGTTAATAGCATTTGACCAAGATATAAATGCTATTACTGTTGCTAAAGAAAGACTTAAAGCTTATGAGGGTAGGGTTAAGTTTGTACATTCTAATTTTGTTAATTTAAAAGAGGAACTTCAAAAAATAGGTGTGGATCATATTGATGGTATATTAATGGATCTTGGAGTATCTTCTCATCAATTAGATGAGAGAGAAAGAGGTTTTTCTTATATGCAAGATGCAGACCTTGATATGAGAATGGATGTTAGAAATCCTCTTACAGCTGAGTATATAGTTAACAACTACAGCGAAGATGAGCTTGATAGAATTATAAAATTATACGGTGAGGAAAATTGGTCTAGAAGAATTGCAAAGTTTATAGTTGAGTTAAGACAGGAAAATTATATAAAGACTACTGGTGAATTGGTTGATATTATAAAAAGAGCTATACCTAAAAAAGCAAGAATAGATGGACCTCATCCTGCTAAAAGAACGTTTCAGGCTCTAAGAATAGAAGTTAATAATGAACTTGATATAATAGACAAAACTATAGAAGATGCAGCAAGTATTATGAATCCTAAAGGAAGAATATGTGTTATAACTTTCCATTCTCTTGAGGATAGAATAGTAAAGAATATATATAAAAAATTATATACAGATTGCATATGTCCAGCAGAGCTTCCTATATGTCAATGCGATGAGGAGAGAATAGTTAAGATAATAACTAGAAAACCTATAATTCCAACGGATAATGAAGTAGAAGTTAATCCTAGATCTAGGAGTGCTAAATTAAGAGTTGCTGAAAAAATATAA
- the lgt gene encoding prolipoprotein diacylglyceryl transferase, which produces MDPIAFSILGIDVRWYGVLISTGIMIGMALALREAKRVGINEDKLLDLFLIAIPCSIIGARTYYVIFNWDIYKGDIYEMINIRGGGLAIHGAIIAAVLVGYIYCRFKDLDFLKILDLTAPSLAIGQAIGRWGNFINQEAYGRPTDLPWAINVNGVNVHPTFLYESIWDFCLFLFLMWLRKNKKYDGNVFVYYAIIYSVGRFFIEGLRIDSLMIGPLRMAQVISLGTMVVGVIIHLAFMNKKNKKI; this is translated from the coding sequence ATGGATCCTATTGCATTTAGTATACTTGGAATAGACGTTAGATGGTATGGAGTCTTAATATCCACAGGTATAATGATAGGTATGGCACTGGCACTTAGAGAAGCTAAAAGAGTAGGTATAAATGAAGATAAATTACTAGATTTATTCTTAATAGCTATTCCTTGTTCTATAATTGGAGCTAGAACGTATTATGTTATATTTAACTGGGATATATATAAGGGTGATATATATGAAATGATAAATATTAGAGGAGGAGGACTAGCTATTCATGGAGCTATAATAGCTGCTGTTTTAGTTGGATATATATATTGTAGATTTAAAGATTTGGATTTTCTTAAAATACTAGATTTAACAGCACCAAGTCTTGCCATTGGTCAGGCTATAGGTAGATGGGGAAACTTTATAAATCAAGAAGCTTATGGTAGACCAACTGACCTTCCTTGGGCAATTAATGTAAATGGAGTTAATGTACATCCAACTTTCTTATATGAATCCATTTGGGACTTTTGTTTGTTCTTATTTCTAATGTGGCTTAGAAAAAATAAGAAATATGATGGGAATGTGTTTGTATATTATGCTATTATATATTCTGTTGGAAGATTTTTTATTGAAGGTCTTAGAATAGATAGCTTAATGATTGGGCCGCTTAGAATGGCTCAAGTTATAAGTTTAGGTACAATGGTTGTAGGTGTTATTATTCATTTAGCATTTATGAATAAAAAAAATAAAAAGATTTGA
- the yfmH gene encoding EF-P 5-aminopentanol modification-associated protein YfmH, whose translation MKKIVNDILKEELYYDKLDCGLEVFFMPKEGFSKKYAVFATNYGSNELEFIPINENQKIKVNEGIAHFLEHKMFEQPDGGNAFDKFSLLGASANAYTNFTMTAYLFSATDNFHESLDHLIDYVQTPHFTDENVEKEKGIIAQEINMYDDNADWKVYFNTLKAMYIKHNTRIDIAGSVESIYKIDKDELYKCYNTFYNPSNMALFIVGDLDCNKVMETVNKAIKPKDTLDNIKIFKEDEPNEVNQKEIVENLSVSIPLFNIGIKDLDVNRSGNDLLKKEICTEIILDMILKKGSSVYEKLYLSGLINQNFGCDHVSQIDHGYTILGGESKDPHKVRDIIFEYINKYKQDGLEKEDFDRIKKKKIGMFLKYFDSVEFIANNFISYHFRDINFIDYLDVLKSVTFEDVSDRFNKHFDEKYSVISIINPK comes from the coding sequence ATGAAAAAAATAGTGAATGATATATTAAAAGAAGAATTATACTATGATAAATTAGATTGCGGCTTAGAAGTATTTTTTATGCCTAAAGAAGGATTTAGTAAAAAATACGCTGTGTTCGCTACTAATTATGGTTCTAATGAACTTGAATTTATACCTATAAATGAAAATCAAAAAATTAAAGTTAATGAGGGAATAGCCCATTTTTTAGAGCATAAGATGTTTGAACAGCCAGATGGAGGAAATGCATTTGATAAATTTTCTTTACTAGGAGCTAGTGCAAATGCTTATACTAATTTTACTATGACTGCTTATCTATTTTCAGCAACAGATAATTTTCATGAATCACTTGACCATTTAATAGATTATGTGCAAACTCCTCATTTTACTGACGAAAATGTAGAAAAGGAAAAAGGTATTATTGCACAGGAAATAAATATGTATGATGATAATGCGGACTGGAAGGTATATTTTAATACATTAAAGGCTATGTATATTAAACATAATACAAGAATAGATATTGCTGGAAGTGTAGAAAGCATATATAAGATAGATAAGGATGAATTATATAAGTGTTACAATACTTTTTATAATCCTTCTAATATGGCACTGTTTATAGTTGGAGATTTGGATTGTAATAAGGTAATGGAGACTGTAAATAAAGCTATTAAACCTAAGGATACCCTTGATAATATAAAGATATTTAAAGAAGATGAACCAAATGAAGTTAATCAAAAAGAAATAGTTGAGAACTTATCTGTTTCTATCCCTTTATTTAATATAGGTATAAAAGATTTAGATGTAAATAGGAGCGGAAATGATCTTCTTAAAAAAGAAATATGTACAGAAATAATACTAGATATGATACTTAAAAAAGGAAGTAGTGTATATGAAAAACTTTATTTAAGTGGACTTATTAATCAAAACTTCGGCTGTGATCATGTATCTCAAATAGATCATGGATACACTATTTTAGGAGGAGAATCCAAAGATCCTCATAAGGTTAGAGATATTATATTTGAGTATATAAATAAATATAAGCAAGATGGTCTTGAAAAAGAAGATTTTGATAGAATAAAGAAAAAGAAAATAGGAATGTTTTTAAAATATTTTGATTCCGTAGAATTTATAGCAAATAATTTTATATCTTATCATTTCAGAGACATAAACTTTATAGATTATTTAGATGTGTTGAAGTCTGTAACCTTTGAAGATGTAAGTGATAGATTCAACAAACATTTTGATGAAAAGTATTCTGTTATATCAATAATAAATCCTAAATAA
- the yfmF gene encoding EF-P 5-aminopentanol modification-associated protein YfmF, whose translation MHKVERINLGDKINLTFIGVDKFKTNLISVYMQRPLDKKEVTKNALIPNILKSGSNKFKSQREISKKLDNLYGAGIYADIAKKGDMQILSFKMSITDETYLDEKILKESLIFLNDMINDPLVEDGGFNKEYVDIEKNNLSDKIKSRINDKSRYALERCIEEMCKDEKFSIYEYGYEEDIESINEKNLYDHYKNIIKTSPIDIVIAGNLDKDKVLEYIKNIFKFERENVIDIVGDNNIGTVESVKNVVDKMDVTQGKITLGYRTNIDYKDDRYYSLMVYSSILGGGPHSKLFVNVREKESLCYYVYSMIEKYKSIMFISSGIEIDKYDKAIELIGEQLEKIKKSEISNEEIVNSKNSIINSINSVRDSLNSLSDFYYSQGISGVNENLDSIMKKIENVEIKDVVDVSSDITLDTVYFLRN comes from the coding sequence TTGCACAAAGTAGAAAGAATAAATTTAGGTGATAAAATAAACTTAACTTTTATAGGTGTAGATAAATTTAAGACTAATTTGATAAGTGTATATATGCAAAGACCACTTGACAAAAAAGAAGTTACTAAAAATGCTTTGATACCTAATATACTTAAAAGTGGGAGCAATAAATTTAAAAGCCAGAGAGAAATATCTAAGAAGCTAGATAACTTATATGGAGCAGGAATTTATGCTGATATAGCTAAAAAAGGAGATATGCAAATACTTAGTTTTAAGATGTCTATAACAGATGAAACTTATTTAGATGAAAAAATACTTAAAGAAAGCTTAATCTTTTTAAATGATATGATAAACGATCCTTTAGTAGAAGATGGAGGATTTAATAAAGAATATGTAGATATAGAAAAAAATAATTTAAGTGACAAAATAAAATCTAGAATAAACGATAAGAGTAGATATGCACTTGAAAGATGCATTGAAGAAATGTGTAAGGATGAAAAATTTAGTATATATGAATACGGATATGAAGAGGATATAGAATCTATAAATGAGAAGAATCTGTATGATCATTACAAAAATATAATAAAAACATCTCCAATAGATATAGTTATTGCTGGAAATTTGGATAAAGACAAGGTTTTAGAATATATAAAAAATATATTTAAATTTGAAAGAGAAAATGTTATAGATATAGTTGGAGATAACAATATCGGCACCGTAGAATCTGTTAAAAATGTAGTAGATAAGATGGATGTTACTCAAGGTAAGATAACACTTGGTTATAGAACAAATATAGACTATAAAGATGATAGATATTATTCTTTAATGGTTTATTCTAGTATATTAGGAGGAGGACCTCATTCTAAGTTATTTGTAAATGTAAGAGAAAAAGAGAGTTTATGCTATTATGTTTACTCTATGATAGAAAAGTATAAATCTATAATGTTTATATCATCTGGAATAGAAATAGATAAGTATGACAAGGCTATAGAACTTATAGGTGAACAACTTGAAAAGATCAAAAAATCTGAGATATCAAATGAAGAGATAGTAAATAGTAAAAATTCTATAATAAACTCTATAAATTCTGTTAGAGATAGTTTGAATTCTTTATCTGATTTTTATTATAGCCAGGGTATAAGTGGGGTTAATGAAAACCTAGATAGTATAATGAAGAAAATAGAAAATGTTGAAATTAAAGATGTTGTAGATGTATCTTCGGATATAACACTAGATACTGTGTATTTTTTAAGAAACTAA
- a CDS encoding YhcN/YlaJ family sporulation lipoprotein, with the protein MNRRYVFYMIMVLVFMISGCNSASNNASMINAVDIEQDISKIQYIQNCNVLCTNTTALININFKNKNDMNYISQQSLKKNIKDIVKHENSNIKNIFITSDENISKKIQNISKNADGGKTVDLKWEIQNIVNNFIPNV; encoded by the coding sequence TTGAATAGAAGATATGTTTTTTATATGATTATGGTATTAGTTTTTATGATTTCAGGATGCAATTCAGCTTCAAATAATGCTTCTATGATAAATGCTGTAGACATAGAGCAAGATATATCTAAAATACAGTATATACAAAATTGTAATGTGCTATGTACTAACACTACGGCACTAATCAACATAAACTTCAAAAATAAAAATGATATGAATTATATTAGTCAACAATCACTTAAAAAAAATATAAAAGATATAGTAAAACATGAAAACTCAAATATAAAAAATATATTTATAACATCTGATGAGAATATATCAAAAAAAATTCAAAACATATCTAAGAATGCAGATGGAGGCAAAACTGTAGATTTAAAATGGGAGATACAAAATATAGTTAATAATTTTATACCAAATGTTTAA
- the ychF gene encoding redox-regulated ATPase YchF, whose product MKLGIVGLPNVGKSTLFNAITQAGAESANYPFCTIEPNVGVVSVPDERLHKLKEIYNSQKIVPTAIEFCDIAGLVRGASKGEGLGNKFLSHIREVESIIHVVRCFEDPNVVHVDGSVDPLRDIETINLELIFSDIEILERRIQKTQKAAKADKSLMSELNFINKLKDTLEDNKCIRTMDFTDDEQTFVNQLNLLTSKPVIYVTNVCEDELADEAADNPLVAKVREFASSENAQVVVACAQIEAEISELEEDEKKEFLADLGLHESGLDKLIKASYSLLGLISYLTAGPKEVRAWTVKMGAKAPEAGGKIHSDIERGFIRAETIAFDDLVNVGTMSAAKEKGLVRLEGKDYIVKDGDVILFRFNV is encoded by the coding sequence ATGAAATTAGGTATAGTTGGTTTACCTAACGTTGGAAAAAGTACTTTATTTAATGCAATAACTCAAGCTGGTGCAGAGTCTGCAAATTACCCATTCTGTACTATTGAACCTAACGTTGGTGTAGTTTCAGTTCCAGATGAAAGATTACATAAATTAAAAGAAATATATAATTCTCAAAAAATAGTTCCCACAGCAATAGAGTTTTGTGATATAGCAGGTCTTGTTCGTGGTGCTAGTAAGGGAGAAGGTCTTGGTAACAAATTCTTATCTCATATAAGAGAGGTTGAATCAATTATTCACGTTGTACGTTGCTTTGAAGATCCTAACGTCGTTCACGTTGATGGTTCTGTAGATCCCTTAAGAGATATAGAAACAATAAACCTTGAGTTAATATTCTCTGATATTGAGATACTTGAGAGAAGAATCCAAAAAACTCAAAAAGCTGCAAAAGCCGATAAGTCTCTTATGTCTGAGCTTAACTTCATAAATAAATTAAAAGATACTTTAGAAGATAATAAGTGCATAAGAACTATGGACTTTACAGATGATGAGCAAACTTTTGTTAATCAATTAAATCTTTTAACTTCAAAGCCTGTAATATACGTTACTAATGTATGTGAAGATGAACTTGCTGATGAAGCAGCTGATAATCCACTTGTTGCAAAAGTTAGAGAATTTGCTTCTTCAGAAAATGCTCAAGTAGTAGTTGCTTGTGCTCAAATAGAAGCTGAAATTTCTGAACTTGAAGAAGATGAAAAGAAAGAATTCTTAGCAGACTTAGGTCTTCATGAATCTGGTCTTGATAAGCTTATAAAAGCTTCTTATTCTTTACTTGGACTTATAAGTTATTTAACTGCTGGACCAAAAGAAGTTAGAGCTTGGACAGTAAAAATGGGTGCTAAAGCTCCTGAAGCTGGTGGAAAGATACACTCTGATATCGAAAGAGGATTCATAAGAGCAGAAACTATAGCATTTGATGATTTAGTTAATGTTGGTACTATGAGTGCTGCTAAAGAGAAGGGTCTTGTTAGACTTGAAGGAAAAGATTATATAGTTAAAGATGGAGACGTTATATTATTTAGATTTAACGTTTAA